A genomic segment from Thermodesulfobacteriota bacterium encodes:
- the asnB gene encoding asparagine synthase (glutamine-hydrolyzing), whose amino-acid sequence MCGIAGFIVPARSVDVDSALRQMAGAIAHRGPDDEGFFRMATREGDREIGLAHRRLSIIDLTTGRQPLGNETGSVQIVFNGEIYNFEALRDELTRCGHSFRTSSDTETIVHAYEEWGTDCVDRFRGMFAFAIWDSDRSRLFLARDRFGKKPLFLYERDGRLLFGSEVKALLAFPGVTPEVDRSSIVDYLAYRYVPGPATLFRNIRKLMPGCVAVWERGRLIERRYYRPPDHQALSAASEPEGDIVGEFIAQLDEAVRVRMISDVPFGAFLSGGIDSSAVVALMSRHSGRPIKTFSVGFSEAAYSELCYARSIAEQFGTDHHELTVSEGHLIEYLPTLIRFRDAPVAEPSDIPIYLLSCEARRTVKMVLTGEGSDEFLGGYPKHVYEGFAEAYQRVPSLLRRKLLEPLVAALPYRFHRAKTAIAALGLDQRTERMIRWFGALSPRQRLDLLSVEHVGYGSSRGVQFEVEPGNSALRSILYFDQTSWLPDNLLERGDRMTMAASIEARMPFMDHHLAGFVSRLPDRWRVDGRITKNILRQAMTRLLPPHILERPKVGFRVPVNKWFRGPMREYLHDHLLGAASRTRDYYRHRELARIFAEHVRGQQNHEKLLWTLLTLEIWHREYY is encoded by the coding sequence ATGTGCGGTATCGCTGGATTCATCGTTCCCGCGCGGTCGGTAGATGTTGATAGTGCTTTACGCCAGATGGCAGGAGCAATCGCGCATCGAGGCCCTGACGACGAGGGATTCTTCCGCATGGCAACGAGGGAAGGAGACCGCGAGATCGGTCTTGCTCATCGACGACTCTCGATCATCGACCTGACTACTGGACGTCAACCGCTTGGCAACGAAACGGGGAGCGTGCAGATTGTCTTCAATGGGGAGATCTACAACTTCGAAGCATTGCGCGACGAACTCACGAGATGCGGCCATTCCTTCAGAACGAGTTCGGACACTGAGACTATCGTCCATGCGTACGAAGAATGGGGTACTGACTGCGTCGACCGCTTTCGGGGAATGTTCGCGTTCGCGATCTGGGATAGTGACCGGAGCCGCTTGTTTCTTGCGCGTGACCGCTTTGGCAAGAAACCTCTCTTTCTTTACGAACGTGATGGGCGCCTGCTGTTCGGTTCGGAGGTGAAGGCACTGCTTGCCTTCCCGGGCGTCACGCCAGAAGTGGATCGGAGTTCGATCGTCGACTACCTTGCGTATCGTTACGTGCCGGGGCCTGCGACGTTGTTTCGCAATATCCGGAAACTGATGCCGGGATGCGTTGCCGTCTGGGAGCGTGGCAGACTTATCGAGCGGCGGTACTACCGTCCTCCGGATCATCAGGCCTTGTCCGCTGCTTCGGAGCCGGAAGGCGATATCGTAGGGGAATTCATAGCCCAACTCGACGAGGCAGTCAGGGTTCGAATGATCTCCGACGTTCCGTTTGGTGCGTTCTTGTCAGGCGGGATAGACTCATCGGCCGTCGTGGCGCTGATGTCGCGGCATTCGGGGCGACCAATTAAGACGTTTTCTGTCGGTTTTTCCGAGGCCGCCTATAGTGAGTTGTGCTACGCAAGGTCGATTGCGGAGCAATTCGGGACGGATCACCATGAGCTGACCGTTTCGGAAGGCCACTTGATCGAGTATCTGCCAACGCTCATACGTTTTCGTGATGCACCAGTGGCCGAGCCATCGGATATTCCGATCTATCTTCTTTCTTGCGAAGCTCGGCGAACGGTCAAGATGGTTCTGACCGGCGAAGGATCTGACGAATTCCTCGGTGGATATCCGAAGCATGTCTATGAGGGTTTCGCCGAGGCGTATCAACGTGTTCCGTCCCTGCTGCGTCGAAAGTTGCTCGAACCTCTTGTCGCGGCATTACCGTACCGTTTTCACCGCGCCAAGACGGCAATTGCCGCTTTGGGTCTTGACCAAAGAACGGAACGGATGATCCGTTGGTTTGGGGCTCTGTCACCTCGGCAGCGATTGGATTTGCTTTCGGTCGAGCACGTCGGCTATGGCTCCTCGAGAGGCGTTCAGTTCGAAGTCGAACCGGGGAATTCGGCATTGCGATCGATCCTTTATTTTGATCAGACTAGCTGGCTTCCGGATAATTTGCTGGAACGTGGGGATCGCATGACGATGGCGGCGTCGATTGAAGCCCGAATGCCGTTTATGGATCACCACCTCGCAGGCTTCGTCTCGCGGTTACCGGATCGATGGCGAGTCGACGGACGCATAACCAAGAACATTCTACGACAAGCAATGACGCGTCTCCTCCCGCCCCACATTCTCGAACGTCCAAAGGTTGGGTTCAGAGTTCCCGTCAACAAATGGTTTCGAGGTCCGATGCGGGAGTATCTCCACGACCATCTTCTGGGCGCGGCATCGCGAACCCGAGATTACTATCGACACCGGGAACTCGCGCGCATCTTCGCCGAACATGTCCGGGGGCAACAGAACCACGAAAAGTTGCTTTGGACGCTGCTCACGCTCGAAATCTGGCATCGGGAATACTACTGA
- a CDS encoding glycosyltransferase family 4 protein codes for MLHFQVGSEGRRESFVDRLLRYAVSPYQFWSFLRRNRPTIVHINTAMVPKAYWRDLAYVAVSKSVGSKVIYQVHGGSAPLEFFRARRLPTAFLKATLRMSDAIVLLSEIDRRDYLAFDPGLPLRVVPNAIEMVESSVRKTRRPEVPLRLVYIGRLVSAKGIFEVVEALALLRAEGIDANMVFAGSGEDEQRLRARVNELGLDDRVEFRGVVSGRDKDALWEASDVFVFPSHREGLPYALLESMAARTVPVVCPVGAIPEVMQDGREGLFVPPNDPVRLADAIRHLHENRAALDVLGEAGRSRVAARYTVNRLADAFEKIYQEI; via the coding sequence TTGCTTCATTTTCAGGTAGGAAGCGAAGGCCGACGCGAATCGTTTGTTGACCGACTCTTGCGATATGCCGTTTCGCCGTACCAGTTCTGGAGCTTCCTTCGGCGTAATCGACCGACGATCGTCCATATCAATACGGCCATGGTTCCGAAGGCATACTGGCGTGACCTTGCCTACGTCGCTGTCTCGAAGTCCGTCGGTTCGAAGGTCATCTATCAGGTACACGGAGGATCCGCACCGCTCGAATTCTTCCGTGCCCGCCGGTTACCGACTGCTTTTCTGAAAGCCACACTTCGGATGTCGGATGCGATCGTTCTTCTTTCGGAGATCGACCGCAGGGACTACCTCGCGTTCGACCCCGGCCTCCCGTTGCGGGTCGTCCCCAACGCCATCGAGATGGTCGAATCCTCCGTGAGGAAGACCCGCAGGCCTGAAGTACCGTTGCGCTTAGTCTACATTGGGCGTCTGGTGTCGGCCAAAGGGATCTTCGAAGTGGTGGAGGCCCTTGCATTGCTACGGGCAGAGGGGATCGATGCAAACATGGTCTTCGCCGGTAGCGGCGAGGATGAGCAGAGACTTCGAGCGCGGGTAAATGAGTTAGGGCTCGACGATCGAGTGGAGTTCAGGGGCGTGGTCAGCGGACGTGATAAAGACGCACTTTGGGAGGCGTCAGACGTGTTCGTCTTCCCCAGCCACCGTGAGGGCTTGCCATACGCACTTCTCGAAAGCATGGCCGCGCGGACCGTGCCTGTAGTCTGTCCGGTGGGAGCGATACCGGAGGTCATGCAAGATGGCCGAGAAGGATTGTTCGTACCGCCGAATGACCCAGTACGGTTGGCTGACGCCATTAGGCATCTCCACGAGAACCGAGCAGCGCTAGACGTCCTGGGAGAAGCGGGACGTTCGAGGGTGGCCGCGCGATACACCGTGAACCGGCTTGCGGACGCTTTTGAAAAGATCTATCAGGAGATCTAG
- a CDS encoding alginate lyase family protein: MNASSISWKLNRLRSMSLPELFYRTRQSLRGFAEGSVGLGLARETPPRGSPGARWLPRLPNAIDPVPYVTRADSVLAGRFTLFALRDLDLGFPPQWNRDPKTGVVVPLVFGKAIDYRDEQLVGDIKYLWELNRHLDLVTLAQAWHLTGESRFFEGCRALLDSWFVQCPYPLGPNWTSSLEHGLRLVNWAFAWQLLGGESSGLFEDDLGQVFRQRWLRSVHQHCHFIKGHLSRYSSANNHLMGELMGLLVGSLTWPMWSESKRWRDFAHREFAEQAMLQTTDDGVNREQAIYYHHEVMDMMLVCGLVTQANGVDFDARYWERLEHMAEFVAALMDRAGNVPMIGDADDARIVRLDPSDAFDPYRSLLSTTAVLFERGDLKAKAGVCDDKTVWLLGESANELFDALPATSDYPLPWAFPEGGYYLFGARRGEPTEILACVDCGPIGYLSISGHGHADALSMTLSAGGVPLLIDPGTFAYHTQRGWRDYFRSTFAHNTVCVDGQDQSVSGGSFMWLDKATSRCIVAEWSETHQRFVGEHDGYCRLADPVVHRRSIDFDVSLDEFIVEDLIDCRGNHEAQLCWHFSEHCDVTVTDAVVHARIGNVTLKLAVEGNASPPKILRGQINPPAGWISRSYDTKLPSATAMWNISVQGPTRFTTLLTVGFR; encoded by the coding sequence ATGAACGCGTCGTCTATATCATGGAAGCTCAACCGGCTACGCTCCATGAGCTTGCCAGAGTTGTTCTATAGAACACGGCAGAGTCTACGGGGGTTCGCGGAGGGTTCGGTCGGGCTTGGCTTGGCGCGGGAGACTCCGCCACGGGGTTCGCCGGGCGCTCGCTGGCTGCCGCGACTGCCGAATGCTATCGACCCGGTGCCTTATGTCACGCGCGCGGATTCTGTTTTGGCGGGTCGCTTCACGCTCTTCGCACTGAGGGATCTTGACCTGGGATTTCCTCCGCAATGGAATCGAGATCCCAAGACCGGTGTGGTTGTCCCTCTGGTGTTTGGCAAAGCGATTGACTATCGGGATGAACAACTTGTCGGCGACATCAAGTATTTGTGGGAGCTCAACCGACATCTGGATCTCGTGACTCTGGCACAAGCATGGCATTTGACAGGCGAATCACGATTCTTCGAAGGATGTCGCGCACTACTTGATTCGTGGTTCGTACAGTGTCCGTATCCACTCGGGCCGAACTGGACGAGCTCGCTCGAACACGGCCTTCGTCTCGTGAATTGGGCTTTTGCCTGGCAACTCCTGGGCGGGGAATCGTCGGGTTTGTTCGAAGACGATTTAGGACAAGTATTCCGCCAGCGATGGTTACGCAGCGTGCATCAGCATTGCCACTTCATCAAAGGTCATCTGTCTCGTTACTCGTCGGCGAACAATCACTTGATGGGCGAGTTGATGGGCCTCTTGGTCGGCTCACTAACGTGGCCGATGTGGTCCGAATCGAAGCGATGGCGCGACTTCGCGCACCGCGAGTTCGCCGAGCAGGCGATGCTTCAGACGACAGATGATGGTGTAAATCGTGAGCAAGCGATCTACTACCACCACGAAGTCATGGACATGATGCTGGTCTGCGGCCTGGTTACGCAAGCGAATGGGGTCGACTTTGACGCTCGCTATTGGGAGCGGCTAGAGCACATGGCGGAGTTCGTCGCGGCGCTTATGGATCGGGCCGGCAACGTGCCCATGATTGGAGACGCTGATGATGCGCGCATCGTGCGGCTAGACCCATCCGATGCGTTCGATCCTTATCGCTCGCTCTTGTCCACGACTGCGGTGCTGTTTGAGCGTGGTGATCTCAAGGCCAAAGCGGGGGTGTGCGATGACAAGACAGTCTGGCTCCTCGGAGAGTCAGCGAATGAGCTCTTCGACGCGCTGCCGGCCACTTCGGATTACCCGCTGCCGTGGGCATTTCCGGAAGGCGGCTACTATCTTTTCGGCGCTCGCAGGGGTGAGCCAACCGAGATCCTTGCCTGCGTCGACTGCGGGCCGATCGGTTACCTGTCGATTTCGGGGCATGGACATGCCGATGCCCTATCGATGACTCTGTCTGCCGGAGGGGTCCCACTCCTCATCGACCCAGGCACCTTTGCCTATCACACGCAACGGGGGTGGCGAGACTACTTCCGGTCCACGTTCGCTCACAATACGGTGTGCGTCGATGGTCAGGATCAGTCAGTGAGCGGTGGTAGCTTCATGTGGCTGGATAAGGCAACCAGCCGTTGCATCGTTGCTGAATGGAGTGAAACGCACCAGCGGTTTGTGGGTGAGCACGACGGATACTGCCGCTTGGCGGATCCAGTCGTCCATCGACGCAGTATCGACTTTGATGTCTCGCTCGATGAGTTCATCGTTGAAGATCTGATTGATTGTCGAGGGAACCATGAAGCGCAGTTGTGTTGGCATTTCTCCGAACATTGCGATGTCACGGTCACTGACGCAGTGGTCCACGCACGCATCGGAAATGTGACTCTTAAACTCGCCGTCGAGGGTAATGCGTCGCCACCGAAGATTCTTCGTGGACAGATCAATCCGCCTGCGGGGTGGATCTCTCGAAGCTACGATACGAAGCTACCGTCTGCAACGGCGATGTGGAATATTTCCGTACAAGGGCCGACCCGATTCACGACACTCTTGACGGTCGGCTTTCGTTAA